The genomic DNA AACTTTTCCTCCATAGGTTCATCCTTAGAAAAAATCCAAAATATCCTCTCCTTTACAGGAATAATCTTAAAATTTCCATATATATAAGAATTTAGTTCTTCCTCATTATTTATCTCAAAAACATCAATAAATACCTTTTCTTCATAAAGGCTGTAAATATATTTTTTAAGTTTTTCTCCTTCTTCCTGAGAAAAGAATGGAGAAATTAAAAGATATGGTGATTTAAAATCAGGGAGAGGAATAGTACTAACGTATATAAAACCTCTGCGTGGAAGTTTTGTAAGATCCCGAATAGAAGTTATTCCTATAATTTCTACTTTATCTAAAATTTTTTTAATCTTCTCTGCTAAAATATTTGCAGTTAAAACTCCCGATGGACATATTACAATAATCTTCTTATTTTTAGCTAATTTCTCCAAAACTCTAACCAAATGTAGAGTAATATATCCTTTTTCCTCTTCTGGAATATATAAATTTAATCTTTTTGATAATAACTCTGATAATTCTGAGGATATATGATATAAAATAGGATAACTCCTTTTTATTTTCTCTAACATAGGATTATAAATTGTTATATTGTTTTTGATTTTAAAAATAGCATTCTGCAAATGCGTAATAAACAATCTTATGACGTTATTTCTAAAAGAATAAGAATTAAAAAATTCTTTTTCTAAAATATTTTTTAACCTTTCATCTTCTTTGAGAAGAGACTTACCTGATTCTAAATCTGAAGATAAAAGATATAAGTTTAAAAATTTTCGTTCCTCCTCTGAAATGTTAACATTATAAAAATCTTCAAGAATCTTGTATTGAGAGGCTAAACTAAAATCTTCAAGATTAATTTTTTCTACTTTGAAGTCTTGAATTATTCTATTTATGGTTATTCCAATTATTAATAACAATTGGAGAAAACTATCATCAGTAAATTTTATGTTTAAATTCTTTTCAATCTCATTAAGAAAACTAATAATCCCCAAAAAGGAAACAGAAACAATCCGATTCCAAGGTGCAGAAATTTTGTGGTTTGATAATATGCTTTCTAATAATTTACCCTTTTCTTCTTCAGATAGATCCTCTAAGATTAAATCCAAAAGGGCTTGTCTTTTAAACTTTTCTTCCCCTTCTAACTTAATCCCATAATGAGGCTTTGCTATTATAAAAAGATTGTGCTTTATTACCCAGTTTTTAACTTGCTTAAAATCCTGAATAACAGTTGGATGACTAACTCTGAACTTTTCCTCCCAATTTTCAATTGTTATTTTTTCTTGAGAAAGTAAAAGATCAAGAATCATAATCTTTTGTCTCTTTTGTTTTGATAATTTATCCTGAAGACTAATTAAAGAAAAAATCTCATCACAAGTTTTTCCATTAAAATTCTCTAAGGTTACTCCTTTATAAGGAATAATTTTTATTTCAATACCATATTGATACAAGAAATCCTCAAGTTCTCTTATCTCTCTCCTAATAGTAGACAAACTATATTTTGTTTTCTCAGCAATTTCTTCTATGCTCAATGGCTGAGAAGACTCACATAATAATCTTAAAATTCTCTCTTTTCTATCAATTTTCCCCATTACCTTCCCCTAAACCCGACTCTATAAGTTCAGAAAGAGTCTTTAAGGCTTCTTCTTCATCTTCTCCCTCAACTTCTATTATAATTTTAGTTCCCTTATTTGCACCTAAAGTTAAAACTTTCAAAATACTTTTTGCATCTGCTTCCTTTCCATTGGCTTTTATGGTTATTCTGCTCTTAAATTTACTGGCGGTCTGGACAAAAATAGCAGCAGGACGTGCGTGTAATCCCGTTTTATTCTTTAAAGTTAACTCTTTTACCTTCATTTTTCATCCTCCTTTTTTTTATGAAACAATTTTTAAGGTATTTTTTCAAGAAATGACAAAAACTATTTTTTGAAAATTATTATTTCAAAACTTAACTATTTCGTAAAAACAATGAGATAATTCTTTTAATCTGTGGTATAATAAAATTAAAATTATTTTTATTTTAAAAAATGGAGGTGCGCCTATGGCGGAAGTAAGAGAGATATATATAAGAGAGATATATAAATGTGAGATATGTGGGAATATAGTGGAAGTTTTACATGGAGGAAAAGGTACCCTTGTTTGCTGTGGTCAACCCATGAAAAAACTTGTAGAAAATACAACTGACGCTTCATTGGAAAAGCATGTGCCTGTTCTTGAGCCTGCAGAAAATGGAACCATTGTTAAAATAGGATCTGTGCCACATCCCATGGAAGAGACCCATTTCATTGAGTGGGTTGAGGTTAGAAATAAAGAGGGAAAGACTGTAAGAGTTTTTCTAAAACCTGGCGATAAGCCAGAGGTTTTCGTAGGATGGAAAA from Dictyoglomus sp. NZ13-RE01 includes the following:
- a CDS encoding phosphocarrier protein HPr, encoding MKVKELTLKNKTGLHARPAAIFVQTASKFKSRITIKANGKEADAKSILKVLTLGANKGTKIIIEVEGEDEEEALKTLSELIESGLGEGNGEN
- a CDS encoding desulfoferrodoxin encodes the protein MAEVREIYIREIYKCEICGNIVEVLHGGKGTLVCCGQPMKKLVENTTDASLEKHVPVLEPAENGTIVKIGSVPHPMEETHFIEWVEVRNKEGKTVRVFLKPGDKPEVFVGWKIDSIVEAREYCNLHGLWKTSK